Sequence from the Armatimonadota bacterium genome:
ACGAAAAAACCGGACGCATCCAAGATGCATCCGGCGTTCCAAAGCCTTCTTCGTCGCTACCTAAGGTTGTAGGTCGGCTTCTTGAGCCACTCCTTCGGAATCGGTTTCAGGCCGGCGACGACCATGGCGAACTTCTCGCTCTTGAGCACCGATGCGGCGACGACTAGCCGGACCTTGCCGCTCTTCGTCTTGATCGTGACCTTCTGCAGGTTCACACCCTGGATTCGGTTCCGCTTGGGCGCGCGGAACTTCCACGGCCCCGAGTGGCGGTGCCGTATGTGCTTGGCGTGATTGCCTTTCTTTCCGCTGACTTGACAGACTCTGGCCATGGTTCGTTCTCCGTTGCCGGTGCTTGACCGACTCCAAATGATACTCGGCGCGGCCTGGCTAAAACAGTACATCCGGGCCCGCTAGCGAGCATTATTTGGAAAGGTCCTGGTACAGCATCAGGTGGTTTCCGTCAGGGTCAAAGAAGGTGGCGAGCTTGACCATGTCCGGGATTTCCGTGGTCTCGCCGTCGAATTTGACCCCTTTCGACTCCAATTCCGACCTTGCTGCGTCGATGTCCTTCACGCCCCAGGTCAGGGTCGGACCGCCCTCGACCTTGGGCTTTTCAACCTGTGAGAGGCCGACGTTGACCCTCGGGACGCTCGACGCCATCTCGCACCAGCCCATCTCTTCCAGGTGGTACTGCAGCGTGAATCCCATCACGTCCTGGTACCAAGCGATGCTCTTGCTGACGTCGCTCACTTCATAAGCGGCTGTCATACCGCCTTCAAATTCAAAATTCGGCATTGTTTTCACCTAAGGATCTTCGTCCTCGTCGGGATAATATACATAAAGTATAGTAACTGTCAATACTAGATGACTAAATCTGCTCCAATTCCATGCCTCAGGACGGGCCGGCTACCGAATCTCGGTCACCTCTGCCCACGTCCTGAGGCTTTGTCCCACAGCTGCGACAGGGATTCAGAGCCTGAGGACGTAACTTGTCGCAAGCGAACCCGCGCTATATGCGCGTCCTGAGGCATGAAGAAGTCTGTTTTGTTGCGGGACTTGTTTCACCGGCGTTGGGCGATGCCCGCGTTGGCGCTGCTGTCTCGATTGCGGGGTGCGAAGTTCGTTACGCTGCACCGCGAGTTGGGAGCCTCTGTGGGGTCGATGCGGCAGACTATTGACTCTCTGATCGAGGCGGGGTGGGTGATGAAGAACCCTGGGTACGGTCACCCGATGCGCCCGGAGTACATCTTGACCGGGCGAGGTTTGGCCGTTGGTGAATGCTGCCGCGAACTTTGGTCAGCGCTGACTTCCCTTTCTGCCTGCGAGGTCGCGCTTTCAAAGTGGTCCATGCCGATCGTGTTCGCGTTGTCTCACCGCGAGTTGCGGTTTGGTGAAATCCGTTCGTTGTGCCCTGGTGTTACGGATCGCGTTTTGACTCAAGCGCTCAAGGGGCTTTCGGCGGGTGGTTTGGTAGAGCGTTCTGTCGAAGACACTTACCCGCCGACGGTTTCGTACTGCGTCTCCGGCGATGCTCGTCGGTTGTTGCCAGATTTAATTCTGCTGGCAAGTAGACTCGCGCCTGTCGATTAGCGAAGACGTCTTGTCTATTGCGTCCCTTGCGATACGGGCTCCGTCTCCTCTCCTCGGCCTTGATCTACCTCCGAACCGAAGACGAGTAATGCAAATGAGCTGATGCG
This genomic interval carries:
- a CDS encoding VOC family protein, which translates into the protein MPNFEFEGGMTAAYEVSDVSKSIAWYQDVMGFTLQYHLEEMGWCEMASSVPRVNVGLSQVEKPKVEGGPTLTWGVKDIDAARSELESKGVKFDGETTEIPDMVKLATFFDPDGNHLMLYQDLSK
- a CDS encoding winged helix-turn-helix transcriptional regulator, with the translated sequence MKKSVLLRDLFHRRWAMPALALLSRLRGAKFVTLHRELGASVGSMRQTIDSLIEAGWVMKNPGYGHPMRPEYILTGRGLAVGECCRELWSALTSLSACEVALSKWSMPIVFALSHRELRFGEIRSLCPGVTDRVLTQALKGLSAGGLVERSVEDTYPPTVSYCVSGDARRLLPDLILLASRLAPVD